In the Candidatus Dormiibacterota bacterium genome, GTTGGCTACATGTTGGCGCTCTGGCCGCAGGCCTCCGACCCGCCGGCCGCGCGCGTCGGCGCGATGCCCACGTGGCGACCGGGCTTTCCAACCCGCCGCGAAGCGGCCGAACGCTACGCGCACCGCACCGGCTTCGATTTGGCCCACCTGCAGTGGTACTACATCTTCAACATCTTTCGCTTTGCGGCGATTCTGCAGCAGATTTTCAAACGCTTCGAACGCGGCCAAACGCACGACGAGCGCTTCGGTTCCTTCGGCAAGCAGGCAAACGCGCTGATCGGCCTGGCAACGATGCTCTGCGGCGACGGCACGGCCGCGCCGTGATCCTCGCGCCGGTCCTCGACGGCCTCCAGCATATCCCCGCGCCCAAGGAGCGCGCGATTCTTGACGTGGCGCTGCGTCTGTTCTCCCAACACGGTTACCGCGGCACATCGATGGAAGACATCGCCCATCATGCTGGGCTCGGGAAAGGCACGCTGTACCTTTACTTCGAGAGCAAAGAAGCGCTGTTCCGCGATCTATGCGAATACGTCTGCGACTACCTGATGGCTCAAGTTCGCGACGCGGCACTGCTCGATGCCCCGTACGCGCAGCGCATCACTACGGCGCTGCGCACGAAATTCGGTTTTCTCTATCGCGTGGTTGCGACGGCTCCGTTCGGAAGCGAGCTCGTCGATTCGCGCGATACCCTT is a window encoding:
- a CDS encoding helix-turn-helix domain-containing protein, whose amino-acid sequence is MILAPVLDGLQHIPAPKERAILDVALRLFSQHGYRGTSMEDIAHHAGLGKGTLYLYFESKEALFRDLCEYVCDYLMAQVRDAALLDAPYAQRITTALRTKFGFLYRVVATAPFGSELVDSRDTLAADIFKRLNRRVELAVADLVERGIACGELQRTSQRLSSRSIAQSLIASMRVISSLARDGGDFDRRAEAMIALLLEGLRRS